In one Oscillospiraceae bacterium genomic region, the following are encoded:
- a CDS encoding ArsC family transcriptional regulator encodes MNIQIFGKSKCFDTKKAERYFKERRVKYQSIDLVRYGISRGELQSVVKAVGLEALIDQKHPDAALVNYLAYDADKLEKLLEDPRLLATPIVRNGRAATVGYQPEVWKGWE; translated from the coding sequence ATGAACATTCAGATTTTTGGCAAATCCAAGTGCTTTGATACCAAAAAGGCGGAGCGCTACTTCAAGGAGCGGCGGGTGAAGTACCAGTCCATCGACCTGGTGAGGTACGGCATCAGCCGCGGGGAGCTCCAGAGCGTGGTGAAGGCGGTGGGGCTGGAGGCCCTGATCGACCAAAAGCACCCGGACGCGGCGCTGGTGAACTACCTGGCCTACGACGCGGACAAGCTGGAAAAGCTGCTGGAGGACCCCCGGCTGCTGGCCACCCCCATCGTGCGCAACGGGAGGGCCGCCACCGTGGGCTACCAGCCCGAGGTGTGGAAGGGCTGGGAATAG
- a CDS encoding (Fe-S)-binding protein, giving the protein MIKQEFGPLVQSVYAALEGNSFVRFGLEDSPIWEPPMAGFAAGDDPIFSSYKQAVGPLHWTPEEAWAAGTGQAVPAGQLTVFSLVFPQAEETVRAQAGQTGGPALRWAYSRNTWNGLNAAFCRALLAALGERGVEGIAPDQLPAFRAMVREGEHAPYAFWSHRHAAHAAGLGTFGLSDGLISRRGKAVRCTSLILKGRWPADPRPYDGPYGWCLYHRDGSCGLCADRCPAGALTRGGGHDKAKCEAWLDRCDAALAGRADLDHGIEVGCGLCQAAVPCARQCPVEGGQEE; this is encoded by the coding sequence ATGATAAAACAGGAGTTCGGCCCCCTGGTGCAATCGGTATACGCGGCCCTGGAGGGCAACAGCTTTGTCCGCTTCGGCCTGGAGGACTCCCCCATCTGGGAGCCCCCCATGGCGGGCTTCGCCGCCGGGGACGACCCCATTTTCAGCTCTTATAAGCAGGCGGTGGGCCCCCTGCACTGGACGCCGGAGGAGGCCTGGGCCGCGGGGACGGGGCAGGCCGTGCCCGCCGGGCAGCTGACGGTTTTTTCCCTGGTCTTCCCCCAGGCGGAGGAGACGGTGCGCGCCCAGGCGGGGCAAACAGGCGGTCCGGCCCTGCGCTGGGCCTACTCCCGCAACACCTGGAACGGCCTGAACGCCGCCTTCTGCCGGGCGCTGCTGGCCGCGCTGGGGGAGCGGGGCGTGGAGGGGATCGCCCCCGATCAGCTCCCCGCCTTCCGCGCCATGGTGCGGGAGGGGGAGCACGCCCCCTACGCGTTCTGGTCCCACCGCCACGCGGCCCACGCTGCGGGGCTGGGCACCTTCGGGCTCTCCGACGGGCTGATTTCCCGCCGGGGCAAGGCGGTGCGCTGCACCAGCCTCATTTTAAAGGGGCGCTGGCCAGCCGACCCCCGGCCCTACGACGGCCCCTACGGCTGGTGCCTCTACCACCGGGACGGCTCCTGCGGCCTGTGCGCCGACCGCTGCCCCGCCGGGGCGCTGACCCGCGGGGGCGGCCACGACAAGGCCAAATGCGAGGCCTGGCTGGACCGCTGCGACGCGGCCCTGGCCGGCCGGGCGGATTTGGACCACGGCATCGAGGTGGGCTGCGGGCTGTGCCAGGCGGCGGTGCCCTGCGCCCGGCAATGCCCGGTGGAGGGCGGACAGGAGGAATGA